The DNA sequence ACGACGTCGAGCGTACGGCCGCGCGGCACCCGCACCTCCACGAGCAGCCGGCCGGCCCGGGCCGCCGGCCGCCGCCGGGACAGCGGCAGCCAACCCGGGGCCAGGCCGCGGGAGTGTGCCGGCAGCAGCGCGTACGCCCGCCGGGTGCCGTGTGCCGGCCACCGGCTGACGTCGTGCGGCAGTCCGGCGCTCGACGCGCTCGTCGGCGCGGACCGGATGCGCAGCGCCCCGCCGTCGAGCCCGTCGACGGCGCGCAGCCGGCCGTCGTCGGTGGCCCGGAACGCGCCCCGCACCCGCGCCCGGTCCAGCCGGCCGGCCGGCAGCAGGTAGGTGTCCGGGGCCCCGAGCAGGTACTGGAGGCGGGCCGGGACGTGGGAGCGCAGCACCTGCACCGGGATCGCGCCGCCCGGCTCGACCCGTACCCGCAGCAGGTCGGCCCGGTCCGGCGCGGACCGCGGGTCCAGGTAGCCGACCAGGAACAGCTCCGCGCTGGGTACGCCGTCGGCGACGGCCCGCTCCAGGTCGCCGGTGACCGGCACGTACGCGTCGAACGCCTCGACCGTGACCTGCTGGCCGGGGCGCAGCCAGGGCGGCCCGTACCGGCCGGCGCGGCGCTGCTCGGCGGCCAGCGGGGGACGGGCCGAGGACTCCGGGACGCCGGCTCCGTGGTCGTCGGGCAGGTCGGCGGAGGGCGGGTCGACCGCCGGTTCCTCGTCGTCGGTGGCGGCGGCGGTCACCACGATGCGCTGCCGCTGCGGGCGGGGCAGCAGGAGGCCGTCCGCTGTGGCGTGGACGGCCGGCGGGCCGTCGGCGTACCGGGGGCGGTGGGCCTGCCATGCCGCGACGCCGCCCGCCGCGTCGAGCGCGCGCAGGTGGCGGTGGTCGGCGACGAGTTCGGCGCGTCCGCCCGGCGGCGGTGTCCAGACCGTGGCGCCGGTGGTCTCGGCCAGTTCGGCGGCCTGGGCCGCGAGCTTCGCCTGCTCGTCCGGCTCGGACGGCCAGGTGAGCCAGAGCCGCAGGTCGGCGCCGTAGAGTGGCAGCTCACCGAGGAGCGCGGCGAGGTGGCCGGCGTCGCGGACCTGCTGGGTGCCGCTGTAGTCGCCGATCAGGAAGCCGCCGGAGCGGGCCGTGACGGAGACCGTGACCAGCTCCGTCGCGGTGGCGCCGAGCCGGTGGGCGGTGGCCCGGCGGGCCACGAAGTCGGCCCGGGTGGCCAGCGCCACACCGGTGGCCAGCGGCAGGTTGACCACGCCGGTGCGGGGCCGGACCAGCCCGTCCTCCACCGCGAACCAGCCGGGCAGCGGGGTGGCGAGGTCCGGCGGTTGCAGCACCAGCCAGTCCATCGGCTGCCGGGTCACGCGGTCCAGCGGCAGCGCGTGCAGCGGGCCGTCGTCGGCGTCGGGCACGCGGCCGGGCAGCACCTGCCGGATGTCCGCGCCGTCCGGGCTGACCAGCACGTCGTGCCCGAGCAGACCGGCCACCTCGGTGAACAGCTCGGCGTGGCGGGCGCCGTCGTCGGCGAGGATCCGGACGTCGTCCGCGGCGTCCCCGGTACGCCGTACCAGGTCCGCCAGCGCGGGCGCGTCCAGCGGGCGGTCCGGTGCGGTGGGCAGCGCCGGCTTCCCCCGTGGGCCGCACACCAGCCACAGATCGAGCAGGCCGGGCACCCGCCGGTGCCGGCGCGGGTCGAAGCGGCGGGTGGTCGGCACCCGGTCGAGTCCCCGGCCGCCCACGGCGGCGGTCCGTGTCAGCCCTGTCACCGCCGCCCCGCCTTCGTCACACCGTCGTCCCGCCGCCGGCCGGAGCCGTTCGACATCGAGGGCCGGTACCCTCGGCGGTCTCCATGACGAGCGCCATGGAAATCTGGTTCAGATTGATTTGAACGAAGTCGGCGCTGATCCGCAATAGACGGTGACGGCCGAACGGTCTGGGCCGCGGTGACGGAAGGGGACCCCGGTGCTGGCGAAGCACTCCATCCTTGCTCGACTGCTCGTGGTGGTGATGGTCGGCTGCGCGATCCTGGCCGTGCCACGGCCCTCGGCCGCCCGGTCCGGGCCGGACACCGAGCCGTACGTGAAGTTCTACGTGGTCGCGGCGCAGTACCAGGGCCAGCCGGAGAATCTCACCGAGATCGCCCGGCGCTTCCTGGGCAGCGGTGAGCGGGCCGCCGAGATCTACCAGCTCAACACCGGTCGGGTCCAGCCGGACGGCGCCCGGCTGACCGAGCCGGGCACCCTGCGGGCGGGATGGCACCTGGTGCTGCCGTGGGACGCCGCCGGCGAGGGCGTCGAGTACGGACAGTTGCCGGCCGCCCGCCGGCCGTCTACCCGTCCCACGCCGACCCGCTCGCCGGGCGCACGGCCGGACGGCAGCCCGTCACCGAGCGGGAGTCCCACGCCCTCCCGTTCGCCCACCGGTGCCGGCCGGGACGTGAAGTGCACCGCCACCACCGCGTCGAGCGGCCGGTCGGAGTGGGCGCAGCTACGGATGGCGGCGGACAGCGCGTGGACCATGACCCGCGGCAACGGGGTCAAGGTCGCGGTCGTCGACACCGGGGTCGACGCGGGCCTCCAGCAGCTCAGCGGCCGGGTCGCGGTAGGCGCGGACGTCACCGTCGGTAATGGACGTGGTGACGAGGACTGCCTCGGTTCCGGTACGGCGATGGCGGGCATCATCGCCGCCGACGACAGCGTCGACGACCGCCCGGTGGGGCTGGCGCCGGACGCCACCATCGTGCCGGTGCGGATGGTCCGGTCCTCCGGCGACGCCCGGCCGGCCGACGCCGCGACGGCCATCGAGGTGGCGGTGAGCACCGGCGCCTCGGTGGTGGCGCTCGGCTCCCGGGTCGACCTGGCCGACCCGGCGGTGGCGGCGTCGCTGGCCACCGCGCTGGAGCACGACGTGCTGGTGGTGGCGGGGGCGCCGGTCAGGCCCACCACGCTCCCGTCGCCGCGTGGCGGCCCCGGCGGAGCGTTGGTGCTCACCGGTGGCGTCGGTGCGGGCGGCC is a window from the Micromonospora sp. DSM 45708 genome containing:
- a CDS encoding S8 family serine peptidase, translated to MLAKHSILARLLVVVMVGCAILAVPRPSAARSGPDTEPYVKFYVVAAQYQGQPENLTEIARRFLGSGERAAEIYQLNTGRVQPDGARLTEPGTLRAGWHLVLPWDAAGEGVEYGQLPAARRPSTRPTPTRSPGARPDGSPSPSGSPTPSRSPTGAGRDVKCTATTASSGRSEWAQLRMAADSAWTMTRGNGVKVAVVDTGVDAGLQQLSGRVAVGADVTVGNGRGDEDCLGSGTAMAGIIAADDSVDDRPVGLAPDATIVPVRMVRSSGDARPADAATAIEVAVSTGASVVALGSRVDLADPAVAASLATALEHDVLVVAGAPVRPTTLPSPRGGPGGALVLTGGVGAGGQLAEKYVDGTVEVVAPGIEVATLGVGGGKVVGNTGTEFAVAFVAGEAALIRAAQPDLTAAQVEERIRATAEPVGGQVAEGDRRYGSGMINPAASVAPAVDGQAPAAAQAGRGGGTLVAVLLGFALLFGAGGFLVYRLRRRRWAG